A region from the Beduinella massiliensis genome encodes:
- a CDS encoding MBL fold metallo-hydrolase, producing the protein MQEIQVTYLNHSGFRVVVDGLCMVFDYWPGETGESGRLTRADLAGYEQVIVFVSHGHPDHFTPEIYDWMEPQRVHYVLGDDVPEPYIGKRMQPGAETRIGGAFITAYDSTDLGVSFLVRYHGATLFHAGDLNLWHWRDVSTTKEIEDAERAFNRAVKPLEGLDIDVAFFPVDPRQGSLYDAGAGYFAMAVKPRLMIPMHWQGRVDVAQEFVRLNRSRRTEMVALTRPFESTIYYRQENEAPSANVPSEPEQATLQPDAPEVPPKPPQDGETPAEPRES; encoded by the coding sequence ATGCAGGAAATTCAGGTGACGTACCTAAACCACAGCGGGTTCCGCGTGGTCGTGGACGGCCTGTGCATGGTGTTCGACTATTGGCCTGGGGAAACGGGAGAATCCGGCCGCCTCACTCGGGCCGACCTCGCGGGATATGAACAGGTCATCGTCTTCGTCAGCCACGGCCACCCGGATCACTTTACCCCTGAAATTTACGACTGGATGGAGCCGCAGCGCGTACACTACGTGCTCGGGGACGATGTGCCGGAACCCTACATCGGAAAGCGCATGCAGCCAGGCGCGGAGACGCGCATCGGCGGCGCGTTCATCACCGCCTACGATTCGACCGACCTGGGCGTATCGTTCCTCGTTCGCTACCACGGGGCGACCCTATTCCACGCGGGCGACCTCAACCTTTGGCACTGGCGCGACGTTTCCACGACGAAGGAAATCGAGGACGCGGAGCGCGCCTTCAACAGGGCCGTTAAGCCTTTGGAAGGGCTGGACATCGACGTCGCCTTCTTCCCCGTCGATCCGCGTCAGGGCAGCCTGTACGACGCGGGGGCCGGGTACTTCGCCATGGCCGTCAAGCCCCGCCTGATGATCCCCATGCACTGGCAGGGACGAGTGGACGTAGCGCAGGAATTCGTACGCCTCAACCGCTCCCGCCGCACGGAGATGGTGGCGCTCACCCGTCCCTTTGAGAGCACGATCTACTACCGGCAGGAAAACGAAGCGCCAAGCGCGAACGTCCCTTCAGAGCCGGAGCAGGCGACGCTACAGCCTGACGCGCCGGAGGTCCCGCCAAAGCCGCCGCAAGACGGCGAAACCCCTGCGGAACCCCGGGAGAGCTGA
- a CDS encoding VOC family protein codes for MNFTMAHANLNVLDLDRSLAFYQEALGLCVQRDKTADDGSFRIVFLADGRSSSCLELTWLRDKGTPYNLGDNESHICYTVDDYEAAHAKHAEMGCICFENEQMGLYFIHDPDGYWIEIVPEKR; via the coding sequence ATGAACTTTACCATGGCGCACGCGAACCTGAACGTCCTCGATCTCGATCGCAGCCTCGCTTTTTACCAGGAAGCGCTGGGCCTTTGCGTGCAGCGCGACAAGACCGCGGACGACGGAAGCTTCCGCATCGTCTTTCTCGCGGACGGCCGTTCCAGCAGCTGCCTGGAGCTGACGTGGCTGCGCGACAAGGGAACGCCCTATAACCTGGGCGATAACGAATCGCACATCTGCTACACGGTGGACGATTATGAAGCCGCCCACGCAAAGCACGCAGAGATGGGCTGCATCTGCTTTGAAAATGAACAGATGGGGCTGTACTTCATCCATGATCCTGACGGTTATTGGATTGAAATTGTTCCCGAAAAGCGCTGA
- the serC gene encoding 3-phosphoserine/phosphohydroxythreonine transaminase, with amino-acid sequence MKRVYNFSPGPSMLALPVLEQVQKDLVSYGSTGMSVMEMSHRSKMYQEIFDQAVELLKELMHVPENYKVLLLQGGATQQFSAVPLNLMKTGRADYVDSGNFAHLAAEEAKRYGEVRIAGSSRAENYTFVPEADVSPEADYVHITTNNTIYGTRFTALPDTKGVPLVADMSSNILSEPYDVSRFGVVYAGAQKNIGPAGLCVLIVREDLLGRAHPLCPKLLNWQVEAEANSMYNTPNTFAIYVAKLGFEWLRSLGGVEAIEKVNVEKAALLYDYLDDSRLFKPTAQKAFRSRMNVTFVTGDPDKDAQFVKEAAAAGLVNLKGHRTVGGMRASIYNAMPVEGVKALVDFMKQFEMKNA; translated from the coding sequence ATGAAACGCGTCTACAATTTCTCGCCCGGTCCTTCCATGCTCGCCCTTCCCGTCCTGGAACAGGTTCAAAAGGACCTCGTCTCCTATGGTTCTACGGGCATGTCCGTGATGGAGATGAGTCATCGATCAAAGATGTATCAGGAAATCTTCGACCAAGCCGTCGAATTGCTCAAAGAGCTCATGCACGTGCCGGAAAACTATAAGGTATTGCTCTTGCAGGGCGGTGCGACGCAGCAGTTCTCCGCTGTGCCGCTCAACCTGATGAAGACGGGCAGGGCCGATTACGTGGACAGCGGCAATTTTGCGCACCTCGCAGCCGAGGAAGCGAAGCGCTACGGCGAGGTCCGCATCGCGGGCTCTTCGCGCGCGGAAAACTACACCTTTGTGCCGGAAGCAGACGTCTCCCCGGAGGCGGATTACGTGCACATCACCACGAATAACACGATTTACGGCACGCGCTTCACGGCGCTTCCGGACACGAAGGGCGTCCCGCTGGTCGCGGATATGTCCTCGAATATCCTTTCCGAGCCGTATGACGTCTCCCGGTTCGGTGTCGTCTACGCCGGCGCGCAGAAGAACATCGGGCCGGCGGGGCTGTGTGTGCTGATCGTGCGCGAGGATCTGCTCGGCCGCGCCCATCCGCTCTGCCCCAAGCTGCTCAACTGGCAGGTCGAAGCGGAGGCAAATTCCATGTACAATACGCCCAATACGTTTGCCATCTACGTGGCGAAGCTGGGCTTTGAATGGCTGCGTTCCCTCGGCGGAGTCGAGGCGATCGAAAAGGTCAACGTCGAAAAGGCCGCGCTGCTCTACGACTACCTGGACGACAGCCGCCTGTTCAAACCCACGGCGCAAAAGGCGTTCCGTTCGCGCATGAACGTGACCTTCGTCACCGGCGACCCGGACAAGGACGCGCAGTTCGTGAAGGAGGCTGCAGCGGCGGGGCTCGTAAACCTCAAGGGGCACCGCACGGTCGGCGGCATGCGCGCAAGCATCTACAACGCCATGCCCGTCGAGGGGGTGAAGGCGCTGGTGGACTTCATGAAGCAGTTTGAGATGAAGAACGCGTAA
- a CDS encoding NAD(P)-dependent oxidoreductase, which yields MYKIQTLNAISDVIFGQLGDRYTVSPDMQEPDAILVRSAAMQDTALPDSLLSIARAGAGVNNIPVDKCSQLGICVFNTPGANAGAVCELTLAGLLLSGRDVTGGVEWAKTLKGQGAAVEKQVEKGKGQFVGPEIAGKRLGVVGLGAIGLRVANAAAALGMNVMGFDPAITVEHAWLLSRQIERAGSLDELLAACDYVTLHVPLTDGTRGMIGTDALRKVKKGVRVLNFSRGGLVDSAAMLSALADGTVARYVTDFPSDDLLLVKNVLCIPHLGASTPESEENCAVMAARQTRDYLENGSIQNSVNLPDVALAPVSKPRICLIHQNIPNVLGSITAAVSAQRLNISDLVNRSRASLAYTVVDLDEMPQNPDALQTSLAAIDGMLRVRMLGM from the coding sequence ATGTACAAGATTCAAACGCTCAACGCGATTTCGGACGTGATCTTCGGCCAGCTCGGCGATCGCTATACGGTTTCTCCCGACATGCAGGAACCGGACGCCATCCTCGTTCGCAGCGCCGCGATGCAGGACACCGCCCTTCCGGATTCGCTGCTCAGCATCGCGCGGGCAGGCGCAGGCGTCAACAACATCCCGGTGGACAAATGCTCGCAGCTCGGCATCTGTGTTTTTAATACGCCGGGCGCAAATGCGGGCGCGGTCTGCGAGCTGACGCTGGCCGGTCTGCTGCTTTCCGGCCGCGACGTGACGGGCGGCGTGGAGTGGGCTAAGACGCTCAAGGGGCAGGGCGCGGCGGTCGAAAAGCAGGTCGAAAAGGGGAAGGGGCAGTTTGTGGGGCCGGAGATCGCGGGCAAACGGCTGGGCGTCGTGGGCCTGGGCGCGATCGGCCTGCGCGTCGCCAACGCGGCGGCTGCTCTGGGCATGAACGTGATGGGCTTCGACCCGGCGATCACGGTCGAACACGCCTGGCTGCTTTCCCGCCAGATCGAACGCGCGGGCTCGCTGGACGAGCTTCTCGCCGCGTGCGATTACGTGACGCTGCATGTGCCGCTGACCGACGGAACGCGCGGCATGATCGGAACCGACGCGCTTCGCAAGGTGAAAAAGGGCGTCCGCGTCCTGAACTTCTCCCGTGGGGGATTGGTAGACAGCGCGGCGATGCTGTCAGCTCTCGCGGACGGCACGGTCGCCCGCTACGTCACGGACTTCCCATCTGACGATCTGCTCCTGGTAAAGAACGTCCTGTGCATCCCGCACCTGGGCGCTTCGACGCCCGAATCTGAGGAGAACTGCGCGGTCATGGCGGCTCGTCAGACGCGCGACTATCTGGAGAACGGCTCGATTCAAAACAGCGTCAACCTGCCGGATGTGGCGCTCGCCCCGGTGAGCAAGCCGCGCATCTGCCTGATCCACCAGAATATCCCCAACGTGCTGGGCTCGATCACGGCGGCTGTTTCCGCACAGCGCCTGAACATCTCCGATCTCGTGAACCGTTCGCGCGCGTCTCTGGCCTATACCGTCGTCGACCTGGACGAAATGCCGCAAAACCCCGATGCGTTGCAGACGTCGCTCGCTGCCATCGATGGAATGCTGCGCGTCCGCATGCTCGGCATGTAA
- a CDS encoding cation:proton antiporter → MPTLALQLNDTARVILCLGTTLLAAFAFSRLTKLMHLPNVTGYILAGIFIGPYCLKLVDAPMVNSMSFVTDIALAFIAFGTGRYFKWSSLKRSGGKIFFLTAMESLVAALLVTLAMLFIFHLPLAFSLLLGAIASATAPASTLMTIRQYKAKGHFVDTLLQVVALDDAVSLLAFSVCAAIAQMSESTSGSMMATVVLPIVYNAVAIALGVGLALLLKALLRHVHSSYNRLLLVVIMLLELSGVCSAVNISPLLSCMVLGAVHANISKGETLFKKVDRFTPPILTIFFVVSGMRLNVPALATAGVIGITYFFVRIAGKFLGASMGAAIIRDTPEVRRYLGLALIPNAGVSIGLAALGERILSPEMGALLSTVILSSAVLYELAGPACAKLALSRAHVLTPAQLKDKPETPPHEAHGSRLCDGSCDAPPKGGKSGRPVTGGALLSCHKGGPIK, encoded by the coding sequence CTGCCGAACGTGACGGGCTATATTCTCGCGGGTATCTTCATCGGGCCGTATTGCCTCAAGCTGGTGGACGCGCCTATGGTGAACTCGATGAGCTTCGTTACGGATATCGCCCTGGCTTTCATCGCCTTTGGCACGGGACGCTATTTTAAATGGTCGTCTCTGAAGCGAAGCGGAGGCAAGATCTTCTTTCTGACGGCGATGGAATCGCTGGTCGCCGCCCTTCTAGTGACGCTGGCGATGCTCTTCATCTTCCACCTGCCGCTGGCTTTCTCGCTGTTGCTGGGCGCGATCGCCTCCGCCACCGCCCCGGCCTCCACGCTGATGACCATCCGCCAGTACAAGGCGAAGGGCCACTTTGTGGATACGCTGCTGCAGGTGGTCGCGCTTGACGATGCGGTCTCTCTGCTTGCCTTCAGCGTATGCGCGGCAATCGCCCAGATGTCCGAAAGCACGTCTGGCTCCATGATGGCGACCGTCGTGCTGCCCATCGTGTACAATGCCGTCGCCATCGCGCTGGGCGTGGGGCTTGCGTTGCTGCTCAAGGCGCTGCTGCGCCACGTGCATTCCTCCTACAACCGCCTGCTGTTGGTGGTCATCATGCTGCTGGAACTGTCGGGCGTGTGCTCGGCGGTGAACATTTCGCCGCTGCTCTCGTGCATGGTGCTCGGCGCGGTGCACGCCAATATCTCCAAGGGCGAGACGCTGTTTAAGAAGGTCGACCGGTTTACGCCGCCGATCCTGACGATCTTCTTCGTCGTATCCGGCATGCGCCTCAACGTGCCCGCTCTGGCGACGGCGGGGGTCATCGGCATCACGTATTTCTTCGTCCGCATCGCGGGCAAGTTCCTGGGCGCGAGCATGGGCGCCGCGATCATCCGCGATACGCCGGAGGTTCGCCGCTACCTGGGCCTCGCGCTGATTCCGAACGCGGGTGTGTCCATCGGACTGGCAGCGCTGGGCGAGCGCATCCTCTCCCCGGAAATGGGCGCGTTGCTTTCCACCGTCATCCTGTCCTCAGCGGTGCTCTACGAGCTGGCGGGCCCCGCCTGCGCCAAGCTTGCGCTCTCCCGCGCGCACGTGCTCACCCCGGCGCAGCTCAAAGACAAGCCCGAAACGCCCCCTCACGAGGCGCATGGATCGCGCCTGTGCGACGGCTCCTGCGACGCGCCCCCGAAGGGCGGAAAGAGCGGACGTCCGGTTACCGGCGGCGCGCTCCTCTCCTGCCACAAGGGCGGGCCGATAAAGTAA